One window of Candidatus Kuenenbacteria bacterium genomic DNA carries:
- a CDS encoding CDP-archaeol synthase, which yields MVLVSQLIWLFLPVGIANIFASLSRHILPQWIYPLDFNKEFRGKRIFGGHKTIRGFIFGVSAAFLFFIFQIYLYNTCPAINNISLINYSDSSILIGFIMGLGALLGDALKSFFKRQINIPPGRPWFPFDQLDWVVGGTLLSWPFVSVSSYTIITAIGLGLLFHLLFKVIGYIFRVDKTII from the coding sequence ATGGTTTTGGTATCACAATTGATTTGGCTCTTTTTGCCAGTTGGTATCGCCAATATTTTTGCCTCACTTTCACGGCACATCTTGCCCCAATGGATTTATCCCTTGGATTTTAATAAGGAATTTAGAGGCAAAAGAATTTTTGGTGGCCACAAAACAATCCGCGGCTTTATTTTTGGGGTATCAGCCGCTTTTTTGTTTTTTATTTTTCAAATATATTTATATAATACTTGCCCAGCCATCAACAATATTAGTCTTATTAACTATAGTGATTCAAGTATTCTCATTGGATTTATTATGGGGCTGGGCGCGCTTTTGGGCGACGCTCTCAAAAGTTTTTTCAAGCGCCAAATCAATATTCCCCCTGGCCGGCCATGGTTCCCTTTTGACCAGCTAGACTGGGTAGTCGGCGGCACTCTTTTGAGCTGGCCTTTTGTCAGTGTTTCCAGTTATACAATTATCACCGCCATCGGCTTGGGTTTATTATTTCACTTATTATTCAAAGTTATTGGTTATATTTTTAGAGTAGACAAGACGATAATTTAA